From Apteryx mantelli isolate bAptMan1 chromosome 30, bAptMan1.hap1, whole genome shotgun sequence, the proteins below share one genomic window:
- the ANKRD24 gene encoding ankyrin repeat domain-containing protein 24: protein MKSLKAKFKKSDSQDWTKNDEKLLQAVDYNDAGRVTSLLVRKGLVATKLDSEGKSAFHLAAMRGNVDCLEAMLAHGVDAMTKDSSGYTALHLASKHGHPQCVSKLLQASCPVDMADSSGRTALHHAAVSGCISCSEILCDFKAPLNIKDKDGFTPLILAAKMNHSELCRYLLHRGAAVNSRDLQGRTALMLACENGSVETVEVLVNAGAWVAVVDSTGHDAAHYSLATGNALIQHFLQEAAQRRSWASEEESAEQTSQTSSPSQSTGREKSSTPRKRKAPLPPPGTLSQEDRDAYEEIVRLRQERAQFLQKIRGLEQQEKQRRERAELDEGSIRSMEKQIQELEQRLAARDNEKERLGKEVEALRSRLSSLENEKENTSYDIETLQDEEGELLEFPGAELLLSKKTLSPSTEELLATLQGQVQSLTMQNKELREKIQILENYERDESNLATSGDFVPVSLYDSLKCELKQLKEQHAEAQAALKALEGGRLNGKAVSAEAHEQLKAEYEGQIRALQEALRKGGVPGEVTPARDQAAGPAEASGAVGERSTVEQLTEELAQTRGKYEAALAEVQMLREQMQLGILSVVEPIEGAGTELAAAKAALQQAREALEEREQRVRELQSRLEAREAAGGPRARSEAEETTASLGASLEEASREKAALLERCGRAEAAAEALRRSLEAKTRDWQAVGGPEPEAGALEQRLAELTRQHGEVTAQLGRLREALGHKEAELDALREQLAARPVARQEHEEALTRLRQALAEAEGRVAQDKHAQATAALQEQARALQERAARLEAEAEAKGREAARLEAELVRAREAAVPRGEHEAVQAGLQAEAAALAQRLSELARRHEKTCEEVFRVQRQALFMKSEKQAAEERLTGVHKQLEEARAEARRLQDLHSHVEDSARLVRDKDRKITELSKEVFKLKEALNALPEPQGAPQLPLNTAVLQARIRTLEAQLAEMETRHSKVVTLYRSHLLYAVQGHMDEDVQRLLCQILKMQRLQEQGR, encoded by the exons ATGAAGAGCCTCAAGGCCAAGTTCAAGAAGTCGGAC AGCCAGGACTGGACCAAGAATGATGAGAAGCTCCTGCAAGCTGTGGACTACAATGATGCTGGGAGGGTGACATCACTCCTCGTCCGCAAGGGCCTGGTCGCCACCAAATTGGACTCAGAGGGCAAATCTGC GTTCCACTTGGCTGCCATGCGGGGGAATGTGGACTGCCTCGAAGCCATGCTGGCCCACGGTGTGGACGCCATGACCAAGGACAGCTCAG gttacactgccctgcacttggcATCCAAGCATGGCCATCCACAATGCGTGAGCAAGCTGCTGCAG GCTTCCTGCCCCGTGGACATGGCTGACAGCAGCGGCCGGACAGCGCTGCACCATGCAG CTGTCAGCGGCTGCATCTCATGCTCGGAGATCCTCTGCGATTTCAAGGCTCCCTTGAACATCAAGGACAAG GACGGCTTCACGCCACTGATCCTTGCTGCCAAGATGAACCACTCGGAACTGTGCCGGTACCTGCTGCACCGTGGAGCAGCCGTGAACAGCCGGGATCTGCAAGGGAG AACAGCCTTGATGCTGGCCTGTGAAAATGGCAGTGTGGAGACTGTGGAAGTTCTTGTCAACGCGGGTGCCTGGGTGGCCGTGGTGGACTCCACGGGCCATGATGCGGCTCACTACAGCCTGGCCACGGGCAACGCTCTCATCCAGCACTTCCTGCAGGAGGCTGCCCAGCGCCGGTCCTGGGCCAGTG AAGAGGAGTCGGCTGAGCAGACATCCCAG ACATCTTCGCCCAGCCAGTCCACAGGCAGGGAGAAGAGCAGCACCCCAAGGAAGAGGAAAGCCCCCCTGCCACCCCCAGGCACCCTGAGCCAG gaggacagggatGCCTACGAGGAGATCGTGAGGCTGCGGCAGGAACGGGCACAATTCTTGCAGAAGATCAGGGGCTTGGAGCAACAGGAGAAGCAGAGACGGGAG CGGGCAGAACTGGACGAGGGCTCCATTCGCTCCATGGAGAAGCAG ATCCAGGAGCTGGAGCAGCGACTGGCAGCACGTGACAATGAGAAGGAACGTCTGGGCAAGGAGGTGGAGGCTCTGCGAAGCCGCTTGTCCTCGCTGGAG AACGAGAAGGAGAACACGAGCTACGACATCGAGACGCTGCAGGACGAGGAGGGAGAGCTGCTCGAGTTCCCAG gggcagagctgctgctctccAAGAAGACGCTGAGCCCCTCGACTGAGGAGCTGCTGGCCACGCTGCAAGGGCAAGTGCAGTCCCTCACCATGCAGAACAAGGAGCTGAGGGAGAAAATACAG ATCCTGGAGAACTACGAGAGGGATGAGAGCAACCTGGCCACCTCGGGGGACTTTGTGCCCGTCAGCCTCTATGACTCCCTCAAGTGCGAACTgaagcagctgaaggagcagcacGCCGAGGCTCAGGCTGCCTTGAAGGCTCTGGAAGGTGGTCGGCTCAATGGCAAGGCTGTGTCGGCTGAGGCACACGAGCAGCTGAAGGCTGAGTACGAGGGGCAGATCCGCGCCCTGCAGGAAGCCCTGAGGAAAGGCGGCGTCCCTGGGGAGGTGACCCCAGCGAGGGACCAGGCCGCGGGACCAGCAGAGGCGAGCGGCGCAGTTGGAGAGAGAAGCACTGTGGAGCAGCTCACTGAGGAGCTGGCCCAGACCCGGGGCAAGTACGAGGCGGCCCTGGCCGAGGTGCAGATGCTGCGGGAGCAGATGCAGCTGGGCATCCTCTCAGTGGTGGAGCCCATCGAGGGCGCCGGCACTGAGCTGGCAGCGGCAAAGGCCGCACTGCAGCAGGCCCGGGAGGCCCTGGAGGAGCGGGAGCAGCGGGTGAGGGAGCTGCAAAGCCGACTGGAAGCTCGTGAGGCAGCCGGGGGGCCCCGGGCCCGTTCTGAGGCCGAGGAGACCACGGCCTCGCTGGGGGCATCCCTGGAGGAGGCCTCGCGGGAGAAAGCGGCCTTGCTGGAGCGCTGTggccgggcggaggcggcggcagaGGCCCTGCGCCGCAGCCTGGAGGCCAAGACGCGGGACTGGCAGGCGGTGGGCGGCCCGGAGCCGGAGGCCGGGGCGCTGGAGCAGCGGCTGGCAGAGCTGACGCGGCAGCACGGCGAGGTGACAGCCCAGCTGGGGCGGCTGCGGGAGGCGCTAGGCCACAAGGAGGCTGAGCTGGATGCCCTGCGGGAGCAGCTGGCTGCCCGACCCGTGGCGCGCCAGGAGCACGAGGAGGCCCTGACACGGCTGAGGCAGGCTCTGGCAGAGGCCGAGGGCCGGGTGGCGCAGGATAAGCATGCCCAAGCCACGGCGGCGCTGCAGGAGCAGGCGCGGGCACTGCAGGAGCGGGCGGCCAGGCTGGAGGCTGAGGCGGAGGCCAAGGGGCGTGAAGCTGCCCGGCTGGAGGCTGAGCTGGTGAGGGCCCGGGAGGCGGCGGTGCCGCGGGGCGAGCACGAGGCAGTGCAGGCCGGGCTGCAGGCCGAGGCGGCAGCGCTGGCGCAGCGCCTGAGCGAGCTGGCGCGGCGGCATGAGAAGACGTGTGAGGAGGTGTTCAGGGTGCAGCGTCAAGCGCTCTTCATGAAGAGTGAGAAGCAGGCAGCCGAGGAGCGCCTGACTGGGGTGCACAAGCAGCTGGAGGAGGCGCGGGCTGAGGCGCGGCGCCTCCAGGACCTCCACAGCCACGTCGAGGACTCGGCCCGGCTGGTCAGGGACAAGGACAGGAAG ATCACTGAGCTCTCCAAAGAGGTCTTCAAGCTGAAGGAGGCCCTGAATGCCCTTCCTGAGCCCCAGGgtgccccacaactgcccctCAACACTGCCGTGCTCCAGGCCAGGATCCGGACGCTGGAGGCGCAGCTGGCG GAGATGGAGACGCGGCACAGCAAGGTTGTCACACTGTACCGGAGCCACCTACTCTACGCAGTGCAA ggCCACATGGATGAAGACGTGCAGAGGCTCCTGTGCCAGATCCTGAAGATGCAGCGGCTGCAGGAACAGGGCAGATGA